From a region of the Micromonospora tarapacensis genome:
- a CDS encoding carbamoyltransferase C-terminal domain-containing protein has translation MGDLLLGIHGGATATAAIAVDGHLTHCVQEERLTGIKGYMGFPHQAIAACLHAVGADPGDITEVVYGSRSGPVDHCPRDEWLSRLAGFHQQPALADTEVALVAAAPGALPQRVTAMLNQGGLTAARVAHVDHHTAHAAAAYYGLRTDPDRPYLVLTCDGFGDGACATVSTWTAGHRTEIARTDMRNSVGLLWFWFTHAAGFTPHEDEYKLMGMAPYARPDRARQVADILHTYLGLDPTSLRLQRTTTASIERAWPDIEQRLRGRRFDDLFAGLQLFTEDLLTRWARNAIAATDIRDVLVGGGVFMNIKVNQRIAALDCVDTFAAFPSCGDESLPLGALYHRLAATHGHHSVQPLTDCYLGDDITPDDARHAVAGTGLHVHEPDRIEDVVAGLLADGQIVARCAGRMEYGARALGNRSILANPADADVPRRLNQLIKQRDFWMPFAPAILRSHQHRYIRNPRGLRSPHMMLGFDTQPHAAAEMIAAIHPADLSCRPQIVDDNSPTGLAAILHAYHTRTGRAVLLNTSLNLHGHPIARTAADAVNVLQHSDLAYLQLGPYLVTKHAPTC, from the coding sequence ATGGGTGATCTGCTGCTCGGCATCCACGGCGGCGCCACCGCCACCGCCGCGATCGCCGTCGACGGGCACCTCACGCACTGCGTGCAGGAGGAACGGCTGACCGGGATCAAGGGCTACATGGGCTTTCCGCACCAGGCCATCGCCGCGTGCCTGCACGCGGTCGGCGCCGATCCCGGCGATATCACCGAGGTCGTCTACGGCAGCCGCTCCGGACCGGTCGACCACTGCCCCCGCGACGAATGGCTGTCCCGGCTCGCCGGCTTCCACCAGCAACCGGCCCTTGCGGACACGGAGGTAGCGCTGGTAGCCGCAGCACCCGGCGCGCTGCCGCAACGGGTCACCGCCATGCTGAACCAGGGCGGCCTCACCGCCGCCCGCGTCGCCCACGTTGACCACCACACCGCGCACGCCGCCGCCGCGTACTACGGTCTGCGGACCGACCCCGACCGCCCCTACCTCGTGCTGACCTGCGACGGATTCGGTGACGGTGCCTGCGCGACCGTCTCGACCTGGACCGCCGGGCATCGCACCGAGATCGCCCGCACCGACATGCGCAACTCCGTCGGCCTGCTGTGGTTCTGGTTCACCCACGCCGCCGGATTCACGCCGCACGAGGACGAGTACAAGCTCATGGGCATGGCCCCCTACGCCCGCCCCGACCGGGCCCGGCAGGTCGCCGACATCCTCCACACCTACCTCGGCCTCGACCCCACCAGCCTGCGGCTGCAACGCACCACCACCGCCAGCATCGAGCGGGCCTGGCCTGACATCGAACAACGCCTGCGGGGCCGACGCTTCGACGACCTGTTCGCCGGCCTGCAACTGTTCACCGAAGACCTGCTCACCCGATGGGCCCGCAACGCCATAGCCGCGACCGATATCCGAGACGTGCTCGTCGGCGGCGGCGTCTTCATGAACATCAAGGTCAACCAGCGCATCGCCGCCTTAGACTGTGTGGACACGTTCGCCGCGTTCCCGTCCTGCGGCGACGAAAGTCTCCCGCTGGGCGCCCTCTACCACCGCCTCGCCGCCACCCACGGCCACCACAGCGTGCAGCCGCTGACTGACTGCTACCTCGGCGACGACATCACCCCCGACGACGCCCGGCACGCGGTCGCCGGCACCGGACTGCATGTGCACGAACCCGACCGCATCGAGGACGTGGTGGCCGGGCTCCTGGCCGACGGGCAGATCGTGGCCCGCTGCGCCGGCCGCATGGAGTACGGCGCCCGCGCCCTCGGCAACCGCTCCATCCTCGCCAACCCTGCCGACGCCGACGTACCACGACGCCTGAACCAGCTCATCAAACAGCGGGACTTCTGGATGCCATTCGCGCCCGCGATCCTCCGCAGCCACCAACACCGTTACATCCGCAACCCTCGCGGGCTACGCAGCCCTCACATGATGCTCGGCTTCGACACCCAGCCCCACGCCGCCGCCGAGATGATCGCCGCGATCCACCCCGCCGACCTGAGCTGCCGACCCCAGATCGTCGACGACAACAGTCCCACCGGCCTCGCCGCGATCCTGCACGCCTACCACACCCGGACCGGCCGGGCCGTGCTGCTCAACACCTCGCTGAACCTGCACGGCCACCCCATCGCCCGCACCGCCGCCGACGCCGTCAACGTGCTCCAGCACTCCGACCTGGCCTACCTCCAACTCGGCCCGTACCTCGTCACGAAGCACGCACCGACATGCTGA
- a CDS encoding aminoglycoside phosphotransferase family protein, with protein MSTTLTAEAADEIQRGLDAVRQQAGLASGEAHLMRYTINAVYRIGDRVLRLSHGEVARERAQRVVRAMALLTKHEVPTVELDISVEQPVVVDEWVATIWHHVPHPARRPDPVELAEPLARLHAIAETPSFLPRWSPVATARRRLAGLASLPADELRFTQQWASQEVELSLDDLVARLHARCEDLEPRVAAAAWELPIGVVHGDAHVGNVLAGRLCDFDSLAIGPREWDLVPLVHSATRFGDPTEPYERFAEVYGFDLATSSSWPLLREVRELQLVTSVMDKLPGRPEVAQTLGHRLRTYLAGDNSAVWLRYR; from the coding sequence ATGTCGACCACCCTGACCGCTGAGGCTGCCGACGAGATCCAGCGGGGACTCGACGCCGTCCGCCAGCAGGCCGGACTCGCCTCAGGCGAGGCGCATCTCATGCGGTACACGATCAACGCGGTCTACCGGATCGGTGACAGGGTGCTGCGGCTCTCGCATGGCGAGGTGGCGCGAGAGCGGGCACAGCGGGTCGTCCGTGCAATGGCACTACTCACGAAGCACGAGGTGCCAACGGTCGAACTTGACATCAGCGTCGAGCAGCCAGTGGTGGTGGACGAGTGGGTGGCCACGATTTGGCATCACGTACCTCATCCGGCGCGCCGCCCTGATCCCGTTGAGCTGGCCGAGCCGCTGGCGAGGCTGCACGCCATCGCGGAGACACCGTCGTTCCTGCCGCGCTGGTCGCCCGTCGCCACGGCCCGACGCCGACTGGCCGGGCTCGCCAGCCTCCCCGCCGACGAACTGCGGTTCACGCAACAGTGGGCGTCCCAAGAAGTCGAGCTATCTCTCGACGACCTCGTGGCACGACTCCACGCGCGCTGCGAGGACCTGGAGCCCCGCGTTGCGGCTGCCGCCTGGGAACTGCCGATCGGCGTCGTTCACGGTGACGCCCACGTGGGCAACGTCCTCGCGGGCCGGTTGTGTGACTTCGACTCACTGGCAATCGGGCCGCGCGAGTGGGACCTGGTCCCCCTGGTGCACAGCGCCACCCGCTTCGGTGACCCCACCGAGCCGTACGAGAGGTTCGCCGAGGTCTACGGCTTCGACCTCGCGACGTCATCGTCCTGGCCGCTCCTACGAGAGGTGCGCGAACTCCAACTCGTGACCAGCGTGATGGACAAACTCCCTGGCAGACCCGAAGTGGCGCAGACGCTGGGCCATCGGCTACGTACGTACCTCGCTGGCGACAATTCGGCAGTGTGGCTGCGCTACCGATAG
- a CDS encoding TIGR02391 family protein, whose amino-acid sequence MDRDWMRKQLEAFDDLASRYERSTRPSDYIGDPSLYDQLHRAEPTVKQILCRLDPKLTEDLNIDQLAGTAMARNEIQRGLGILADMDEWASRLAPDAPALPADRLHPWVWDAARTFWESQHYRASVHAAASAINAHLQQKVGRRDVADDKLVQEVFSDRPPEAGKARLRIPGDPNTPTVQSRQRGALQLGLGCFFAIRNPAAHETVEWTEQEALEQLAALSVFARLVDGSRVEK is encoded by the coding sequence GTGGATCGTGACTGGATGCGAAAGCAGTTGGAAGCCTTCGATGACCTCGCCAGCCGGTACGAGAGAAGTACGCGTCCCAGCGACTACATCGGCGATCCAAGTCTTTATGATCAACTCCACAGAGCCGAACCCACCGTCAAGCAGATCCTGTGCCGACTCGATCCGAAACTCACTGAAGATCTCAATATCGACCAGTTGGCCGGCACGGCTATGGCACGCAACGAGATCCAACGTGGATTAGGGATCCTTGCGGATATGGACGAGTGGGCCTCCCGGCTCGCTCCTGATGCGCCGGCACTACCCGCTGACCGACTCCATCCATGGGTTTGGGATGCTGCGCGCACTTTCTGGGAGTCGCAGCACTACCGTGCCTCCGTTCACGCAGCCGCCAGTGCCATCAACGCACATCTACAGCAGAAGGTCGGCCGCCGAGACGTCGCCGATGACAAGTTGGTGCAAGAGGTGTTCAGCGACAGACCGCCGGAGGCAGGCAAGGCGCGATTGCGCATCCCGGGCGACCCCAACACTCCTACGGTCCAGAGTCGCCAACGCGGGGCGCTCCAACTCGGTCTCGGTTGTTTCTTCGCGATCCGCAACCCTGCCGCTCACGAGACCGTCGAGTGGACCGAGCAGGAGGCGCTAGAACAACTGGCTGCGCTCAGCGTCTTCGCCCGCCTCGTCGACGGCAGCCGGGTCGAGAAATAA
- a CDS encoding pentapeptide repeat-containing protein, with the protein MSPRRVSTPRSTAARKAREPRSPLPPSEVVLFEAAELEPESELEGRAFYSLSLAGQDADSMTFAQCRFRGADLSSCRLDQVTMTDCLVTDSSLANLRADGGSMTRVRLAQCRMTGLTWADGLMRDVAIAECRADLSAWRMTKFDAVSFVECNLSGADFTNADLSGAVFRDCDLTGAVFHHASMEGVRFRGCNLAGVGDVSNWKGAIVHHTDLMSLSYGLARAAGIRIEDEDL; encoded by the coding sequence ATGTCACCCCGACGTGTATCCACCCCCCGCTCCACCGCTGCCCGGAAGGCGAGAGAGCCCCGGAGTCCATTGCCGCCGTCCGAAGTGGTGCTCTTTGAGGCCGCTGAACTGGAACCTGAGTCGGAATTGGAGGGTAGGGCGTTCTACAGTCTGAGCCTGGCCGGGCAGGATGCGGACTCGATGACGTTTGCCCAGTGCCGGTTCCGGGGAGCGGATCTTTCCAGTTGCCGTTTGGACCAGGTGACGATGACGGACTGCCTGGTCACGGATTCCAGCTTGGCGAACCTGCGCGCTGATGGCGGAAGCATGACCCGGGTCCGGCTTGCTCAGTGCAGGATGACGGGCTTGACCTGGGCTGATGGCCTGATGCGGGATGTCGCCATCGCGGAGTGTCGTGCCGACTTGTCGGCGTGGCGTATGACGAAGTTTGATGCGGTGAGCTTCGTGGAGTGCAATCTCAGTGGTGCCGACTTTACCAATGCTGACCTGAGTGGGGCAGTCTTTCGGGATTGCGACCTGACCGGTGCGGTATTCCACCATGCCTCAATGGAAGGGGTGCGGTTCCGCGGCTGCAACTTGGCGGGAGTGGGCGACGTTTCCAATTGGAAGGGCGCGATCGTTCACCATACCGACTTGATGAGTCTGTCGTATGGGCTTGCGCGGGCGGCAGGAATTCGTATTGAGGATGAGGACCTATGA
- a CDS encoding GNAT family N-acetyltransferase: MTVPNKNLLVRPATEADAGPLIAVLAEAFHQGPIADWLIPDPTDRRTVYYRYFTDAFHHGLTHGQVYTAADQTAVAIWYPRLARTSTDTGGRLEALEHIAGVYAPKFVLLEEMFDAFHPDDPHHYLAYLAVDSAQQNRGIGAALLADYHGRLDDLGLPAYLEATNMRNRRLYLRLGYTAGPTIVLPTGGPVIWRMWRGTPTSSGRTPFPRTLPRRRPL, from the coding sequence GTGACCGTCCCCAACAAGAACCTGCTCGTCCGCCCCGCCACCGAAGCCGACGCCGGACCACTGATCGCCGTCCTCGCCGAGGCGTTCCACCAAGGACCCATCGCCGACTGGCTGATCCCCGATCCAACCGACCGCCGCACCGTCTACTACCGGTACTTCACCGACGCCTTCCACCACGGCCTGACGCACGGACAGGTCTACACCGCCGCCGACCAGACGGCCGTGGCCATCTGGTACCCCCGTCTCGCACGCACCTCGACCGACACGGGCGGACGGCTGGAAGCGCTGGAGCACATCGCCGGAGTCTATGCACCGAAGTTCGTGCTGCTGGAGGAGATGTTCGACGCCTTCCACCCCGACGACCCGCACCACTACCTCGCCTACCTCGCCGTCGACTCGGCACAGCAGAACCGCGGTATCGGCGCTGCGCTGCTCGCCGACTACCACGGTCGCCTCGACGATCTCGGCCTGCCGGCTTACCTGGAAGCCACCAACATGCGCAACCGGCGGCTCTACCTGCGCCTCGGCTACACCGCCGGCCCCACCATCGTGCTCCCCACCGGCGGGCCTGTCATCTGGCGAATGTGGCGCGGCACCCCCACCAGCAGCGGCCGGACCCCGTTCCCGCGCACCCTGCCACGTCGGCGGCCACTGTGA
- a CDS encoding GOLPH3/VPS74 family protein, with translation MNTPPSGASNDHAPHLYEHRASVEPVRPVRAVGSAAAHSTTRLADEFFYLAHDDQTGRPRLFESATAHGLAAALLAELYREGRVTFEGRHVRVLNASPPKDWLQHVVLDRLVAEPRHTATRTWLSFLATTACEQVITRMWQLGLLRPEQVGRLWRHRTVYVPTDVNRAAWSWARLSFQLRNYHPLTAFDQTLAGLALHTQLDPILLDGTPLAVRAFLRHQVDQVPAPLRDLLADLGAVVGGAVLSHRTS, from the coding sequence GTGAACACCCCACCCTCCGGCGCATCCAACGATCACGCACCCCACCTGTACGAGCATCGGGCATCAGTGGAGCCAGTCCGGCCGGTACGCGCAGTCGGCAGCGCCGCCGCCCACAGCACCACGCGTCTTGCCGACGAGTTCTTCTATCTGGCCCACGACGACCAGACCGGCCGTCCGCGCCTGTTCGAGTCGGCGACGGCGCACGGCTTGGCTGCCGCGTTGTTGGCCGAGCTGTACCGGGAGGGTCGGGTCACGTTCGAGGGCCGGCATGTGCGGGTGCTCAATGCCTCGCCGCCGAAGGATTGGCTGCAACATGTTGTCCTGGACCGCTTGGTGGCCGAGCCGCGTCACACGGCGACCCGGACGTGGCTTTCGTTCCTCGCCACCACCGCCTGCGAGCAGGTGATCACCCGCATGTGGCAGCTCGGGCTGCTGCGGCCGGAGCAGGTCGGTCGGCTGTGGCGGCACCGCACCGTCTACGTCCCCACCGACGTGAACAGGGCCGCCTGGTCGTGGGCACGGCTGTCCTTCCAGCTGCGCAACTACCACCCGCTGACCGCCTTCGACCAAACCCTTGCGGGCCTGGCGCTGCACACGCAGCTTGATCCGATCCTGCTCGACGGCACACCCCTCGCTGTCCGTGCGTTCCTGCGCCACCAGGTCGACCAGGTCCCTGCCCCGCTACGCGATCTCCTCGCTGACCTCGGTGCCGTCGTCGGCGGTGCCGTGCTGAGCCACCGCACCTCCTGA
- a CDS encoding DUF932 domain-containing protein, whose product MAHELETLANGQTAFASARLTAWHQLGTVTDACMTAQEVMSKAWLGGWEVRKIALQGIEVTDKGVTKVDCPDKYMTVRTNPATGETEYLGVVGEDYSVVQNEQVAETLNLLVDASGAHFETAGSMRKGRSVFVTMKLPQAMRIAGVDDMDLYLAATTSHDGTAALRLDATPVRIVCANTQALAYQRSRSSYTFRHTSNVTSKIAEARQALGLMWRAFADFETEAEKMINEALTMGEFEKIVAQVWPLADDASDVARNNAKQRTNTLRYLIRDADTQKAIKGTRWAGYQAITEYVDHFAPAKTERVRAARALTGAGVDLKARAFELLAV is encoded by the coding sequence GTGGCACACGAACTCGAAACCCTCGCGAACGGCCAGACGGCCTTCGCCTCCGCACGGCTGACCGCCTGGCATCAGCTCGGCACCGTCACCGACGCGTGCATGACCGCGCAGGAGGTCATGAGCAAGGCGTGGCTCGGCGGGTGGGAGGTCCGCAAGATCGCCCTTCAGGGCATCGAGGTCACCGACAAGGGTGTGACGAAGGTCGACTGCCCCGACAAGTACATGACCGTGCGCACCAACCCGGCCACGGGTGAGACCGAGTACCTCGGCGTGGTCGGTGAGGACTACAGCGTGGTCCAGAACGAGCAGGTCGCCGAGACCCTCAACCTCCTGGTCGACGCCTCCGGCGCGCACTTCGAGACCGCCGGCTCCATGCGCAAGGGCCGCTCGGTGTTCGTCACCATGAAGCTGCCGCAGGCCATGCGGATCGCCGGGGTGGACGACATGGACCTTTACCTGGCGGCCACCACCTCCCACGACGGCACCGCCGCGTTGCGCCTTGACGCCACGCCGGTGCGGATCGTGTGCGCGAACACCCAAGCCCTCGCCTACCAGCGGTCGCGCAGCTCGTACACGTTCCGGCACACCTCGAACGTGACCAGCAAGATCGCCGAGGCGAGGCAGGCCCTCGGCCTGATGTGGCGCGCGTTCGCCGACTTCGAGACCGAAGCCGAAAAGATGATCAACGAAGCGTTGACCATGGGCGAGTTCGAGAAGATCGTCGCCCAGGTCTGGCCCCTCGCCGACGACGCCTCCGACGTGGCGCGCAACAACGCGAAGCAGCGCACGAACACGTTGCGGTACCTGATCCGTGACGCGGACACGCAGAAGGCGATCAAGGGCACCCGGTGGGCCGGCTACCAGGCCATCACCGAGTACGTCGACCACTTCGCCCCCGCCAAGACCGAGCGTGTTCGGGCGGCGCGGGCGTTGACCGGTGCCGGTGTGGACCTCAAGGCCCGCGCGTTCGAGTTGCTGGCGGTCTGA
- a CDS encoding APC family permease, translating to MLHSKPDTVSAVLARGRLGIPSVVFFVIAAAAPLTVVAGGATTGYAVTGVTGIPVAYLLVAAVLALFAVGYVAMSRRIVNAGAFYTYVTRGLGRPAGVGAAMVALLAYNAMQIGLYGGAGAVTAQFLNDRYGWQLTWWICALAVWAIVAALGVARIDLNGKVLAVVLVAECVVALTFDAIMVTHPADGTVAFDTLAPSHMFAAGIGAALVTAITGFVGFEGTVVFSEETKDPRRTIARATYIAVAVTGLLYGLSAWAMSVATGPDRIVATARTDGTDLIFNLVSPYLNQSVITVARVLFITSLLAALLSFHHTVARYLFALGRERVLPAAFGRTSRRTGGPKVGSLVQSGLAFAVLVGYALAGADPIVHLFFWITVTGGLGVLILMTLTSAAVIGFFARTTHAEGAWRSVIAPGIAALALGGILTVTLREFDTLLGVAADSPLRWAFPAAYAAAALLGIAWALTLRATAPDVYAAIGLGADSDTGPLRAPDVVRQPA from the coding sequence ATGTTGCACTCGAAACCCGACACCGTGTCCGCTGTCCTCGCGCGTGGGCGGCTCGGTATTCCGTCGGTGGTGTTCTTCGTCATCGCCGCCGCCGCACCGCTGACCGTCGTCGCCGGTGGCGCGACCACCGGGTACGCGGTCACCGGCGTCACCGGCATCCCCGTCGCCTACCTACTCGTGGCGGCCGTGCTGGCGCTGTTCGCGGTCGGCTACGTGGCCATGTCCCGCCGAATCGTCAACGCCGGAGCCTTCTACACCTACGTCACCCGAGGACTCGGCCGCCCCGCCGGCGTCGGCGCCGCCATGGTCGCCCTCCTCGCGTACAACGCGATGCAGATCGGGTTGTACGGCGGGGCCGGGGCGGTCACCGCGCAGTTCCTCAACGACCGGTACGGCTGGCAGCTCACCTGGTGGATCTGCGCCCTCGCCGTCTGGGCCATCGTCGCCGCGCTCGGGGTCGCGCGGATCGACCTCAACGGCAAGGTTCTCGCCGTCGTCCTGGTCGCCGAATGCGTTGTCGCGTTGACCTTCGACGCCATCATGGTGACCCACCCCGCCGACGGAACGGTCGCCTTCGACACCCTCGCCCCGTCGCACATGTTCGCCGCCGGGATCGGTGCCGCGTTGGTCACCGCGATCACCGGATTCGTGGGCTTCGAGGGCACGGTGGTGTTCTCGGAGGAGACGAAGGACCCGCGCCGCACGATCGCCCGCGCCACCTACATCGCCGTCGCGGTGACCGGCCTGCTGTACGGGCTGTCCGCGTGGGCGATGTCGGTGGCCACCGGCCCCGACCGCATCGTGGCGACGGCCCGCACCGACGGCACCGACCTGATCTTCAACCTGGTGTCGCCGTACCTGAACCAGAGTGTCATCACCGTCGCCCGGGTCCTGTTCATCACCTCCCTGCTCGCCGCCCTGCTGTCCTTCCACCACACCGTGGCGCGGTACCTGTTCGCCCTCGGCCGCGAACGGGTGCTCCCGGCGGCGTTCGGTCGCACCAGTCGGCGGACCGGCGGGCCGAAGGTCGGCTCCCTTGTCCAGAGTGGGCTCGCCTTCGCCGTGCTGGTCGGCTACGCCCTGGCGGGGGCGGACCCGATCGTGCACCTGTTCTTCTGGATCACCGTCACCGGCGGCCTCGGCGTCCTCATCCTCATGACCCTCACCTCCGCCGCCGTGATCGGCTTCTTCGCCCGCACCACCCATGCAGAAGGAGCGTGGCGGTCGGTGATCGCACCAGGCATCGCCGCGCTCGCGCTCGGCGGGATCCTCACCGTCACCCTGCGGGAGTTCGACACCCTCCTCGGCGTGGCAGCGGACTCGCCGCTGCGCTGGGCGTTCCCCGCCGCCTACGCCGCCGCCGCACTACTCGGCATCGCCTGGGCACTGACCCTGCGCGCGACCGCCCCCGACGTGTACGCGGCGATCGGTCTGGGCGCGGACAGCGACACCGGACCGCTGCGCGCCCCCGATGTCGTCCGCCAACCCGCCTGA
- a CDS encoding pentapeptide repeat-containing protein gives MRTGRRTSAARRAVTSVDWPGPETASDGSARFVGLRFEGAAIREVDLCEATLEDCVFESCTFTAVRFNCARLVGSTFTDCRFAGCNWWDASLTDCTLTASVFDRCDLSGLEVDGGDWSDVEMLGADLGTAEFTRVRMRRANLSGARCQGVVLRDVDLSGASLREADFARADLRGSVLTAFDPREVELREAIITADQAVDIAMSLSMSVRAS, from the coding sequence ATGAGGACTGGTAGGCGTACATCGGCGGCCCGGCGGGCTGTCACCAGCGTTGACTGGCCGGGTCCGGAAACGGCTTCCGATGGCTCAGCGCGGTTTGTGGGGTTGCGGTTTGAGGGGGCCGCGATTCGGGAGGTTGACCTGTGCGAGGCGACGCTTGAGGACTGTGTGTTCGAGTCGTGCACGTTCACCGCGGTTCGGTTCAACTGCGCGAGGCTCGTCGGGTCGACGTTCACGGATTGCCGGTTCGCTGGCTGCAACTGGTGGGATGCGTCGCTGACGGACTGCACGCTGACGGCGTCGGTGTTCGACCGGTGTGACCTGTCGGGTCTGGAGGTGGATGGCGGGGACTGGTCGGATGTCGAGATGTTGGGCGCTGACCTGGGCACCGCCGAGTTCACCCGGGTGCGGATGCGCAGGGCGAACCTGAGCGGTGCCCGGTGTCAGGGTGTCGTGCTGCGGGATGTGGACTTGTCCGGTGCGAGCCTGCGGGAGGCGGACTTCGCCCGCGCGGATCTGCGGGGCAGTGTGTTGACCGCGTTCGACCCGCGTGAGGTGGAGCTGCGGGAGGCGATCATCACCGCTGATCAGGCGGTGGATATTGCGATGAGCCTCAGCATGTCGGTGCGTGCTTCGTGA
- a CDS encoding helix-turn-helix domain-containing protein, producing the protein MNVDRFSQMTHPDQSWWDEPAMRSALARRDVGQIFMLLNRRHGMTQRRIAELAGFAASEVYEITRGRQVMAYDVLVRIAEGLGIPRALMGLGYGTEPAQEHHPEPLPLSEPEQRKQFIAALAGFAVGGSPNVEVWLPRPGDRPLSVPEVVNREAIATVREITQRHRELDAAYGGGSCRDSARGYLAWASCLTRSRCQTPQLSAELHTELADLHNLVGWMSHDLGEHMEARRHLAQGLVYAQKAGDSTLMADAYYRLGRVSIHQSNPAEALHLFQLGQIVATNSNCLTSVAILHANIAWAHARMGNAPAMRDSLARARDEIGRADTAEAPQWTRFFCEPADLEGMSGVVHSALARYSQYREQHAVLALTHAGRALERRTETSRSGAFDHVTMALGYALLGEQDKVAPHAQAVLDAARHVRSRRLLDRLSDVADVIEPRQDKQLAEVVTAIRARVAA; encoded by the coding sequence GTGAACGTGGACCGCTTTTCGCAGATGACGCACCCTGATCAGTCGTGGTGGGATGAGCCGGCGATGCGAAGTGCCCTGGCACGTCGGGACGTAGGTCAAATCTTTATGCTGCTGAACCGGCGTCACGGCATGACACAACGCCGTATCGCCGAACTTGCTGGGTTCGCTGCATCCGAGGTCTACGAAATCACCCGCGGCCGGCAGGTCATGGCGTACGACGTCCTCGTGCGAATCGCAGAGGGACTGGGCATACCGCGCGCCTTGATGGGCCTCGGATACGGGACAGAACCGGCTCAAGAACATCATCCCGAGCCGCTGCCCTTAAGTGAACCTGAGCAGCGGAAGCAGTTCATTGCCGCCTTGGCCGGCTTCGCCGTTGGCGGTTCACCGAACGTTGAAGTGTGGCTTCCTCGGCCCGGTGATCGGCCCCTCTCAGTGCCGGAGGTCGTGAATCGGGAGGCCATCGCCACCGTGCGAGAAATTACTCAACGACATCGAGAGTTGGATGCCGCATACGGCGGTGGCTCATGTCGCGACTCGGCACGCGGCTACCTGGCATGGGCGAGCTGTCTCACCCGTAGCCGCTGCCAAACTCCCCAACTGTCTGCCGAGCTACATACCGAGCTGGCGGACTTGCACAATCTTGTCGGGTGGATGTCCCACGACCTGGGTGAACACATGGAGGCGCGTCGCCATCTCGCGCAAGGTCTCGTCTACGCCCAAAAGGCGGGTGATTCGACGCTGATGGCGGACGCCTATTACCGCCTCGGCCGAGTCAGCATCCACCAGAGCAACCCCGCAGAGGCGTTGCACCTGTTCCAGCTCGGCCAGATCGTTGCCACGAACTCGAACTGCCTGACTTCGGTTGCGATCCTGCACGCGAACATCGCCTGGGCTCACGCCAGAATGGGAAACGCGCCTGCGATGCGTGACTCACTGGCGCGCGCTCGTGACGAAATCGGCAGAGCCGACACCGCGGAAGCACCCCAATGGACACGGTTCTTCTGCGAGCCAGCCGACCTGGAAGGAATGTCAGGAGTCGTCCATTCCGCTCTAGCCCGTTACTCGCAGTACCGCGAGCAACACGCCGTCCTTGCGCTGACCCATGCCGGCCGGGCGTTGGAACGGCGAACCGAGACGTCACGCAGTGGCGCGTTCGACCACGTGACCATGGCGCTGGGATACGCGCTTCTCGGAGAACAGGACAAGGTCGCACCCCACGCCCAAGCAGTCCTGGATGCCGCGCGGCATGTGCGATCCCGCCGGCTGCTCGACCGGCTCAGCGACGTCGCGGACGTCATCGAACCGCGCCAAGACAAGCAGTTGGCGGAGGTGGTGACGGCCATCCGGGCACGGGTGGCCGCGTGA